A genomic window from Pseudonocardia broussonetiae includes:
- a CDS encoding TIGR03854 family LLM class F420-dependent oxidoreductase: MSVRIGLGSVRTGSAAPGPELAEFVDACEEHGVDSVWLADQASAPSIDPVVGLAYAAGRTRKLKLGTGVIVLPGRNPMLVAAQLASLVALAPKRILPSFGLRPASPAERTLFPVPEGQRAAVFDEALTVLRRLLTEPVVTHHGTFFHLDDARVGPLPGRPLDLWLGGQAPAALRRIGRLADGWLGAFLTPGEAAACRAGIEAAAAEVGRAIEDDHYGTNLAVLPSDVSEAERDDALAAAAKRRPDLDPRLLVADGWAAAREHVRAFVDVGVTKFVVHPGVAVASWWGFVDAFAAELLPEQT; this comes from the coding sequence ATGAGTGTGCGCATCGGCCTGGGCTCCGTCCGTACCGGTTCGGCCGCCCCCGGGCCTGAGCTCGCGGAGTTCGTCGACGCGTGCGAGGAGCACGGCGTCGACTCCGTGTGGCTGGCCGACCAGGCCTCGGCCCCGTCGATCGACCCGGTCGTCGGGCTGGCCTACGCCGCCGGCCGGACCCGGAAGCTCAAGCTCGGCACCGGGGTGATCGTGCTGCCGGGGCGCAACCCGATGCTGGTGGCCGCGCAGCTCGCGTCGCTGGTCGCGCTCGCGCCGAAGCGGATCCTGCCGAGCTTCGGCCTCCGACCGGCCAGCCCGGCCGAGCGCACGCTGTTCCCGGTGCCCGAGGGGCAGCGCGCCGCCGTGTTCGACGAGGCGCTGACGGTGCTGCGCCGGCTGCTCACAGAGCCCGTCGTCACCCACCACGGCACGTTCTTCCACCTCGACGACGCGCGCGTCGGCCCGCTCCCGGGGCGCCCGCTCGACCTGTGGCTCGGCGGGCAGGCCCCGGCCGCCCTGCGCCGCATCGGGCGCCTGGCCGACGGCTGGCTGGGCGCGTTCCTCACGCCCGGCGAGGCCGCCGCCTGCCGCGCCGGGATCGAGGCGGCCGCGGCCGAGGTCGGCCGCGCGATCGAGGACGACCACTACGGCACCAACCTCGCCGTGCTCCCGTCCGACGTCTCCGAGGCCGAGCGCGACGACGCGCTGGCCGCCGCCGCGAAGCGCCGCCCCGACCTCGACCCCCGCCTGCTCGTCGCCGACGGCTGGGCCGCCGCCCGCGAGCACGTGCGCGCGTTCGTCGACGTCGGCGTCACGAAGTTCGTGGTGCACCCGGGCGTGGCCGTGGCGTCGTGGTGGGGCTTCGTCGACGCCTTCGCCGCCGAGCTGCTGCCGGAGCAGACGTGA
- a CDS encoding DUF3817 domain-containing protein has translation MTAPVAARLFRIVAVAEACSWAGLLIGMFFKYVVVGDEIGVTVFGPIHGALFVAYLVVTLLAARVLRWSLPTTLLALAASIPPLATLWFERRARSRGQLSEPVPSAR, from the coding sequence GTGACCGCTCCCGTCGCCGCCCGCCTGTTCCGGATCGTCGCCGTCGCCGAGGCCTGCTCGTGGGCCGGGCTGCTGATCGGCATGTTCTTCAAGTACGTGGTGGTGGGCGACGAGATCGGCGTGACCGTGTTCGGCCCGATCCACGGCGCGCTGTTCGTGGCCTACCTCGTGGTGACGCTGCTGGCGGCGCGGGTGCTGCGCTGGTCGCTCCCGACCACCCTGCTTGCGCTGGCGGCGAGCATCCCGCCCCTGGCGACGCTGTGGTTCGAGCGCCGCGCCCGCAGCCGCGGTCAGCTCTCGGAGCCGGTGCCCAGCGCGCGGTAG
- a CDS encoding SWIM zinc finger family protein, translated as MPDAPDPYWWRDAEPARPRRVEGGIQINSARGKVARTWWSGRFLAVLEEVVVGGRLARGKTYARAGQILSLDVDAGGAVAQVQGSRPKPYAVRVGIPAYGKAEWAEITGYLAEDASYAAALLGGEMPRGIEDVFARAGLALFPAGPRDLVMDCTCPDVAVPCKHLAAVFYVLAERFDADPFQMLALRGRDRETLLDELRERRAAAAPAAPGAGSLEDVMDAYFTAGPGLGQRLAGPPTPSDALLDQLPEFPVAVRGAPLTEVLRPAYRALGTGSES; from the coding sequence ATGCCTGACGCCCCCGACCCGTACTGGTGGCGCGACGCCGAGCCCGCCCGGCCGCGCCGCGTCGAGGGCGGCATCCAGATCAACAGCGCGCGCGGGAAGGTGGCGCGCACGTGGTGGTCGGGGCGGTTCCTCGCGGTGCTGGAGGAGGTCGTCGTCGGCGGGCGCCTGGCGCGCGGGAAGACCTACGCCCGGGCCGGCCAGATCCTGTCCCTCGACGTCGACGCGGGCGGCGCCGTCGCGCAGGTGCAGGGCAGCCGGCCCAAGCCGTACGCGGTGCGGGTCGGGATCCCGGCGTACGGCAAGGCGGAGTGGGCCGAGATCACCGGCTACCTGGCCGAGGACGCCTCCTACGCCGCCGCGCTGCTGGGCGGGGAGATGCCGCGCGGCATCGAGGACGTGTTCGCGCGCGCCGGGCTCGCGCTGTTCCCCGCCGGGCCGCGCGACCTGGTCATGGACTGCACCTGCCCCGACGTCGCGGTGCCCTGCAAGCACCTCGCCGCGGTGTTCTACGTGCTGGCCGAGCGGTTCGACGCCGACCCGTTCCAGATGCTCGCGCTGCGCGGGCGCGACCGCGAGACGCTGCTCGACGAGCTGCGGGAGCGCCGCGCGGCCGCCGCCCCCGCGGCCCCCGGCGCGGGGTCGCTGGAGGACGTGATGGACGCCTACTTCACCGCCGGCCCCGGCCTCGGGCAGCGCCTCGCCGGCCCGCCGACCCCGTCGGACGCGCTGCTCGACCAGCTGCCGGAGTTCCCGGTCGCGGTGCGCGGCGCGCCGCTCACCGAGGTCCTGCGCCCGGCCTACCGCGCGCTGGGCACCGGCTCCGAGAGCTGA
- a CDS encoding DEAD/DEAH box helicase — protein sequence MLAVHALWSPGRGVVLWGEDGDRPATATSRSLRSARPHPFAMPSAALAALHPGKATALTLLLPSRPGGPLASPELVRSGGRDAPPRSGPVLRPWSVPALVVDVAELDDPVDDVRYGASVAHLRELAALAADLTVRGRVLPTLADDGTARWRPVVQGLDAVALDSLVRALPPVARAEQHRPDAEALVLDALDALVDAAVRDRLARSAEPIALAPARPAADPPVTEVWLAALLAPDPRVDADTRPLAEALQEWDAFGTAPTGDGTAIFRLAEVSTLHDPADPGEDPDDQTGDGTRWILEFLLQSTADPSLLVPATAVWDGAADRLLAGPQELLLAELGRAAQVVPALAPALRGPRPSALDLDLDGAHRFLTADAALLVAAGFGVQLPRGWDGTRTVGLALSARSTPTDRVVTRGGLGREQLANFAWSLAVGDQELSEDEIADLVAAKAPLVRLRGRWVSVDAERLTAGLRFLEKARTRRGGTAPTAAEVLALAQRHPGDDDWDTPIPVTAIHTDGWIGDLLSGQAERALTPVPTPPGFTATLRPYQERGVAWLAFLSSLGLGACLADDMGLGKTVQVLALEAHERSGGSPGPTLLLCPMSLVGTWQREAARFAPDLRVHAHHGAGRRHGEALAAAVAGADLVVTTYATAARDVEELSALAWHRLVLDEAQQVKNSRSTQARAVRRITAGHRVALTGTPVENRLSELWSVMDVLNPGLLGTADRFRARYAIPVERHGSTEAAELLRRVTRPYLLRRVKTDPTIIDDLPEKIEITQHYRLTREQASLYRTVVDDMMEKIEGSDGIERRGNVLAAMAKLKQVCNHPAQLLHDGSPVGRRSGKVARLEEILAEILDEGDRVLCFTQFTEFGHMLVPHLSARFDTDVAFLHGGTPKQRRDEMVARFQSGEGPSILLLSLKAGGTGLTLTAANHVVHLDRWWNPAVENQATDRAFRIGQKRNVQVRKFLCPGTVEERIDEMITKKRALSDMVVGDGEGWLTELSTDSLRSLFALGAEALDEVADEVAEDA from the coding sequence GTGCTCGCCGTCCACGCCCTCTGGTCCCCCGGCCGCGGGGTCGTCCTGTGGGGCGAGGACGGCGACCGCCCGGCCACGGCCACCAGCCGCTCGCTGCGCTCGGCCCGGCCGCACCCGTTCGCGATGCCGTCGGCGGCGCTCGCGGCGCTGCACCCGGGCAAGGCCACCGCGCTCACGCTGCTGCTGCCCTCGCGCCCCGGCGGGCCGCTGGCCTCGCCGGAGCTGGTGCGCTCGGGCGGGCGCGATGCTCCCCCGCGATCGGGGCCGGTGCTGCGGCCGTGGTCGGTGCCCGCGCTGGTCGTCGACGTCGCGGAGCTCGACGACCCGGTCGACGACGTGCGCTACGGCGCCTCGGTCGCCCACCTGCGCGAGCTGGCGGCGCTGGCCGCCGACCTGACCGTGCGCGGCCGCGTCCTGCCGACCCTGGCCGACGACGGCACCGCGCGCTGGCGCCCGGTCGTGCAGGGCCTCGACGCGGTCGCGCTCGACTCCCTCGTCCGCGCGCTGCCCCCGGTCGCCCGGGCCGAGCAGCACCGGCCCGACGCCGAGGCGCTCGTGCTCGACGCCCTCGACGCACTGGTCGACGCCGCCGTGCGCGACCGGCTGGCCCGCTCCGCCGAGCCCATCGCCCTGGCCCCCGCCCGGCCCGCGGCCGACCCGCCCGTCACCGAGGTGTGGCTGGCCGCCCTGCTCGCGCCCGACCCCCGCGTCGACGCCGACACCCGCCCGCTCGCCGAGGCGCTGCAGGAGTGGGACGCCTTCGGCACCGCCCCCACCGGCGACGGCACGGCGATCTTCCGGCTCGCCGAGGTCTCCACGCTGCACGACCCCGCCGACCCGGGCGAGGACCCCGACGACCAGACCGGCGACGGCACGCGCTGGATCCTGGAGTTCCTGCTGCAGTCCACGGCCGACCCGAGCCTGCTCGTCCCGGCCACGGCGGTGTGGGACGGCGCGGCCGACCGGCTGCTGGCCGGGCCGCAGGAGCTGCTGCTGGCCGAGCTGGGGCGCGCGGCGCAGGTGGTGCCGGCGCTGGCCCCGGCGCTGCGCGGGCCCCGGCCCTCGGCGCTCGACCTCGACCTCGACGGCGCCCACCGCTTCCTCACCGCCGACGCCGCGCTGCTGGTCGCGGCCGGGTTCGGGGTGCAGCTGCCCCGCGGCTGGGACGGCACGCGCACGGTCGGGCTGGCGCTCTCGGCGCGGTCCACGCCCACCGACCGGGTCGTCACCCGCGGCGGGCTGGGCCGGGAGCAGCTGGCGAACTTCGCGTGGTCGCTCGCGGTGGGCGACCAGGAGCTGTCCGAGGACGAGATCGCCGACCTCGTCGCCGCGAAGGCGCCGCTGGTGCGGCTGCGGGGCCGGTGGGTGAGCGTCGACGCCGAGCGGCTCACCGCGGGGCTGAGGTTCCTGGAGAAGGCGCGCACGCGGCGCGGGGGCACCGCGCCCACGGCCGCCGAGGTGCTGGCCCTGGCCCAGCGCCATCCCGGCGACGACGACTGGGACACCCCGATCCCCGTCACGGCCATCCACACCGACGGCTGGATCGGCGACCTGCTGTCCGGGCAGGCCGAGCGCGCGCTCACCCCGGTCCCGACGCCGCCCGGGTTCACCGCGACGCTGCGCCCGTACCAGGAGCGGGGCGTCGCGTGGCTGGCGTTCCTGTCGTCGCTGGGGCTGGGCGCGTGCCTGGCCGACGACATGGGGCTGGGCAAGACGGTGCAGGTCCTGGCGTTGGAGGCGCACGAGCGCTCCGGCGGGAGCCCGGGGCCGACACTGCTGCTGTGCCCGATGTCGCTGGTCGGCACGTGGCAGCGCGAGGCCGCCCGGTTCGCCCCCGACCTGCGGGTGCACGCCCACCACGGCGCCGGGCGTCGCCACGGCGAGGCGCTGGCGGCGGCCGTCGCGGGTGCCGACCTGGTCGTCACCACCTACGCCACCGCCGCCCGCGACGTCGAGGAGCTGAGCGCCCTGGCCTGGCACCGCCTGGTGCTCGACGAGGCGCAGCAGGTGAAGAACAGCCGCTCCACGCAGGCGCGGGCGGTGCGCCGGATCACCGCCGGGCACCGGGTCGCGCTCACCGGCACGCCGGTGGAGAACCGGCTCTCGGAGCTGTGGTCGGTGATGGACGTGCTCAACCCGGGCCTGCTCGGCACGGCCGACCGCTTCCGCGCGCGCTACGCCATCCCCGTCGAGCGCCACGGCAGCACCGAGGCGGCCGAGCTGCTGCGCCGCGTCACCCGGCCCTACCTGCTGCGCCGGGTCAAGACCGACCCGACGATCATCGACGACCTGCCCGAGAAGATCGAGATCACCCAGCACTACCGGCTCACCCGCGAGCAGGCCTCGCTCTACCGCACGGTCGTCGACGACATGATGGAGAAGATCGAGGGCTCCGACGGCATCGAGCGCCGCGGCAACGTCCTCGCCGCGATGGCCAAGCTCAAGCAGGTGTGCAACCACCCCGCGCAGCTCCTGCACGACGGGTCGCCGGTCGGGCGGCGCTCGGGCAAGGTCGCGCGGCTGGAGGAGATCCTCGCCGAGATCCTCGACGAGGGCGACCGCGTGCTGTGCTTCACCCAGTTCACCGAGTTCGGGCACATGCTGGTGCCGCATCTGTCGGCCCGCTTCGACACCGACGTCGCCTTCCTGCACGGCGGCACCCCGAAGCAGCGACGTGACGAGATGGTGGCGCGGTTCCAGAGCGGCGAGGGGCCCTCGATCCTGCTGCTCTCGCTCAAGGCGGGCGGCACCGGGCTCACGCTCACCGCGGCCAACCACGTCGTGCACCTGGACCGCTGGTGGAACCCGGCGGTGGAGAACCAGGCCACCGACCGCGCGTTCCGGATCGGGCAGAAGCGCAACGTCCAGGTGCGGAAGTTCCTGTGCCCGGGCACCGTCGAGGAGCGGATCGACGAGATGATCACGAAGAAGCGGGCGCTGTCGGACATGGTCGTCGGCGACGGGGAGGGATGGCTCACCGAGCTGTCCACCGACTCGCTGCGCTCGCTGTTCGCGCTCGGCGCCGAGGCGCTCGACGAGGTCGCCGACGAGGTGGCCGAGGATGCCTGA
- a CDS encoding GNAT family N-acetyltransferase: MADAAPAPAEPTVLDVAEWSRFEIHTGGKLAGFAAYRTRPGVITFTHTEIDTAFEGQGLGGRLVRAALDAARARGLAVHPACPFVRSWIAKHPEYADLVPSEEHARYGLA, translated from the coding sequence GTGGCTGACGCCGCCCCCGCTCCCGCCGAGCCCACCGTCCTCGACGTCGCCGAGTGGTCCCGCTTCGAGATCCACACCGGCGGCAAGCTGGCCGGGTTCGCGGCGTACCGCACCCGTCCCGGCGTGATCACCTTCACCCACACCGAGATCGACACGGCCTTCGAGGGCCAGGGGCTCGGCGGGCGGCTCGTGCGGGCGGCGCTGGACGCCGCCCGCGCCCGCGGCCTGGCGGTGCACCCGGCCTGCCCGTTCGTCCGGAGCTGGATCGCGAAGCACCCGGAGTACGCCGACCTCGTCCCGTCCGAGGAGCACGCGCGGTACGGCCTGGCCTGA
- a CDS encoding pirin family protein, which yields MPAVTVPDITVLPRVTEPDATAVDRPVRSVTTAPSGFEGEGFPVRRAFAGIELRDLDPFLMMDQMGEVEYAPGEPKGTSWHPHRGFETVTYIMDGEFEHQDSHGGGGSITNGDTQWMTAGGGLLHIERPPEALVASGGLFHGLQLWVNLPKADKWLEPKYQDLRGSESALVSTADGGALLRVIAGDVDGHAGPGSTYTPMAMLHATLSPGAQVRLPWRRDFNALVYVLSGRGTVGADRRPVRTGQAALYGPGDVITVGADATQESRLAGMDVVVLGGAPIREPVAWAGPFVMNTKAEVLAAFEDYQKGKLGVVPATYIPHGGARG from the coding sequence ATGCCCGCCGTCACCGTCCCCGACATCACCGTCCTGCCGCGCGTCACCGAGCCGGACGCCACGGCCGTCGACCGGCCGGTCCGGTCGGTCACCACCGCACCCTCCGGGTTCGAGGGCGAGGGCTTCCCGGTGCGGCGCGCGTTCGCGGGCATCGAGCTCCGCGACCTCGACCCGTTCCTGATGATGGACCAGATGGGCGAGGTCGAGTACGCGCCGGGCGAGCCCAAGGGCACCTCGTGGCACCCGCACCGCGGCTTCGAGACCGTCACCTACATCATGGACGGCGAGTTCGAGCACCAGGACAGCCACGGCGGCGGCGGGTCGATCACCAACGGCGACACGCAGTGGATGACGGCGGGCGGGGGCCTGCTGCACATCGAGCGCCCGCCGGAGGCCCTCGTCGCCAGTGGCGGCCTGTTCCACGGGCTGCAGCTGTGGGTGAACCTCCCGAAGGCCGACAAGTGGCTGGAGCCGAAGTACCAGGACCTGCGCGGGAGCGAGTCGGCGCTGGTCAGCACGGCCGACGGCGGGGCGCTGCTGCGCGTCATCGCGGGTGACGTCGACGGCCACGCCGGCCCCGGCTCGACCTACACGCCGATGGCGATGCTGCACGCGACCCTCTCCCCCGGCGCGCAGGTCCGCCTGCCGTGGCGGCGCGACTTCAACGCCCTGGTCTACGTCCTCTCCGGCCGGGGCACGGTCGGCGCCGACCGCCGCCCGGTCCGCACCGGACAGGCCGCGCTGTACGGCCCCGGCGACGTGATCACGGTGGGCGCGGACGCGACGCAGGAGTCGCGGCTGGCCGGGATGGACGTCGTGGTGCTGGGCGGCGCGCCGATCCGCGAGCCCGTCGCCTGGGCCGGCCCGTTCGTGATGAACACCAAGGCCGAGGTGCTGGCCGCGTTCGAGGACTACCAGAAGGGCAAGCTGGGGGTCGTGCCCGCGACCTACATCCCGCACGGAGGTGCCCGTGGCTGA
- a CDS encoding dipeptidase: MALRIVDGHNDLPWALRRTGEVDVSEPRPHLHTDLPRLRAGQVGAQFWSVYVPCSYTGDAAVTAVLEQVDLVHRLVARYPDHLAAATTADDVAAAMASGRVASLLGAEGGHCIGGSLGVLRMLRRLGVRYLTLTHNLNVDWADSATDEPGCGGLSPFGREVVAEMNRIGMVVDLSHVAETTMRDALATTTAPVLFTHSSCRAVTDHPRNVPDDVLGALRANGGVAMVTFVPRFVSTAVASWDERLAEAMAAAGLDHRDLRARDAFAAAWGGPPPPRATMDDVLAHLDHAREAAGVDHVGIGGDYDGCPELPAGLEDVSCYPALFDALADRGWSAADRAKLAGENALRVLRAADDAGRLPP; this comes from the coding sequence ATGGCACTGCGGATCGTCGACGGGCACAACGACCTCCCCTGGGCGCTGAGGAGAACGGGAGAGGTCGACGTCTCCGAGCCCCGGCCGCACCTGCACACCGACCTCCCGCGGCTGCGCGCCGGGCAGGTGGGGGCGCAGTTCTGGTCGGTCTACGTGCCCTGCTCCTACACCGGCGACGCCGCCGTCACCGCGGTCCTCGAGCAGGTCGACCTGGTGCACCGGCTCGTCGCGCGGTACCCCGACCACCTCGCCGCGGCCACCACCGCCGACGACGTGGCCGCCGCGATGGCCTCGGGCCGGGTCGCGTCCCTGCTCGGCGCCGAGGGCGGGCACTGCATCGGCGGCTCGCTCGGCGTGCTGCGGATGCTGCGGCGCCTGGGCGTCCGCTACCTCACGCTGACCCACAACCTCAACGTCGACTGGGCCGACTCGGCCACCGACGAGCCCGGCTGCGGCGGCCTGTCGCCGTTCGGCCGCGAGGTCGTGGCCGAGATGAACCGGATCGGGATGGTCGTCGACCTGTCCCACGTCGCCGAGACCACCATGCGCGACGCGCTGGCGACGACGACCGCGCCCGTCCTGTTCACCCACTCCTCGTGCCGCGCGGTCACCGACCACCCCCGCAACGTCCCCGACGACGTCCTCGGCGCCCTGCGCGCCAACGGCGGCGTCGCGATGGTGACGTTCGTGCCGCGGTTCGTCTCGACGGCGGTGGCCTCGTGGGACGAGCGCCTCGCCGAGGCCATGGCCGCCGCCGGCCTCGACCACCGCGACCTGCGCGCCCGCGACGCCTTCGCCGCGGCCTGGGGCGGCCCCCCGCCCCCGCGCGCCACGATGGACGACGTCCTCGCCCACCTCGACCACGCCCGCGAGGCGGCGGGCGTCGACCACGTCGGCATCGGCGGCGACTACGACGGCTGCCCCGAGCTGCCCGCGGGGCTGGAGGACGTCTCCTGCTACCCGGCCCTGTTCGACGCGCTCGCCGACCGCGGCTGGAGCGCGGCCGACCGCGCGAAGCTGGCGGGGGAGAACGCGCTCAGGGTGCTGCGCGCGGCCGACGACGCGGGCAGACTGCCGCCATGA
- a CDS encoding SMP-30/gluconolactonase/LRE family protein, producing MTTPHTVVLEKYSFLEGPRWREDRIWVSDFYTHRVLSAREDGSDVRVEAEVPNQPSGLGWLPDGRLLVVSMRDQRVLRREALGELVTHADLSGYATGHLNDMVVDADGRAYVGNFGFDLMSGAPVRTASLVRVDADGTTTVAATDLSFPNGAAFIDGELVVAETLGNRISGFPVDADGSLGARRDWASFGPHPSSTEVPEVLGALAVAPDGMCADAEGAVWAADALGNRAVRVRPRGEIVESVDVGTGVYACALGGADGRTLFLCTAPGFAEHERRDTREAALLAVRVDVPAP from the coding sequence ATGACCACCCCGCACACCGTCGTGCTCGAGAAGTACTCGTTCCTGGAGGGCCCGCGCTGGCGCGAGGACCGGATCTGGGTGTCGGACTTCTACACCCACCGCGTCCTGTCCGCCCGCGAGGACGGCTCCGACGTGCGCGTCGAGGCGGAGGTGCCGAACCAGCCCTCCGGCCTGGGCTGGCTGCCCGACGGGCGGCTGCTCGTCGTGTCGATGCGCGACCAGCGGGTGCTGCGCCGGGAGGCCTTGGGCGAGCTGGTCACCCACGCCGACCTGTCCGGGTACGCCACCGGCCACCTCAACGACATGGTCGTCGACGCCGACGGGCGCGCGTACGTCGGCAACTTCGGGTTCGACCTCATGTCCGGCGCCCCGGTGCGGACGGCGTCGCTGGTGCGGGTCGACGCGGACGGCACCACCACCGTGGCGGCGACCGACCTCAGCTTCCCCAACGGCGCCGCGTTCATCGACGGCGAGCTCGTCGTCGCCGAGACCCTGGGCAACCGGATCAGCGGGTTCCCCGTCGACGCCGACGGCTCGCTGGGCGCCCGCCGCGACTGGGCGTCGTTCGGCCCGCACCCGAGCTCCACGGAGGTGCCGGAGGTGCTCGGCGCGCTCGCGGTGGCGCCCGACGGGATGTGCGCCGACGCCGAGGGCGCGGTCTGGGCGGCCGACGCACTGGGCAACCGGGCGGTGCGGGTCCGCCCGCGCGGTGAGATCGTCGAGTCGGTCGACGTGGGCACCGGCGTCTACGCCTGCGCCCTGGGCGGCGCCGACGGCCGGACCCTGTTCCTGTGCACCGCGCCCGGGTTCGCCGAGCACGAGCGGCGCGACACCCGGGAGGCGGCCCTGCTGGCGGTCCGGGTCGACGTCCCCGCCCCGTAG
- a CDS encoding TIGR03668 family PPOX class F420-dependent oxidoreductase — MPVLDDAQRRTRLAAAPVARLATLRADGTPRLVPFTFAVVGDLICSAVDDVKPKRSTRLARLDDVRRDPRVAVVADHYADDWSQLWWVRVDGTAAVHDDGPLRAEALAVLCAKYPQYAAAPPDGPVLVITPTRWAGWAAQSEGG, encoded by the coding sequence GTGCCGGTCCTCGACGACGCGCAGCGGCGCACCCGCCTGGCCGCGGCCCCCGTGGCCCGGCTCGCGACGCTGCGCGCCGACGGCACCCCGCGGCTCGTCCCGTTCACGTTCGCGGTGGTGGGCGACCTGATCTGCTCGGCCGTCGACGACGTGAAGCCCAAGCGCAGCACCCGCCTGGCCCGCCTCGACGACGTGCGGCGCGACCCGCGCGTCGCCGTCGTGGCCGACCACTACGCCGACGACTGGTCGCAGCTCTGGTGGGTCCGGGTCGACGGCACGGCCGCGGTGCACGACGACGGCCCGCTGCGCGCCGAGGCGCTGGCCGTGCTGTGTGCGAAGTACCCGCAGTACGCCGCGGCCCCGCCCGACGGGCCGGTGCTGGTGATCACCCCGACGCGGTGGGCGGGGTGGGCGGCGCAGTCCGAGGGCGGCTGA
- a CDS encoding alpha/beta fold hydrolase, protein MSDLPTVAVPGGRVEYDDVPGSDALAPLLFLHEGLGSVALWRGWHRRVAGASGRRTVAYSRLGHGWSDPPPAPREVGFMHDEAAVVVPALREALDLADPVLVGHSDGASIALLHAASAPVGGLVVLAPHVVAEESGLAEIRTTRDAFHGGDLRARLARRHRDPDVAFRNWSEVWLSDGFRDWDLRPALPGITCPVLAVQGTADPYGTLAHVEAVRDLATGPVEMVLLDCAHSPHLEAPDATTDAVLRYLATRP, encoded by the coding sequence GTGTCCGACCTCCCCACCGTCGCCGTGCCCGGCGGGCGCGTCGAGTACGACGACGTCCCCGGTTCCGACGCCCTCGCGCCCCTGCTGTTCCTGCACGAGGGCCTCGGCTCGGTCGCGCTGTGGCGCGGCTGGCACCGGCGCGTCGCCGGGGCCAGCGGCCGGCGGACCGTCGCCTACTCCCGGCTCGGGCACGGCTGGTCGGACCCGCCGCCCGCCCCGCGCGAGGTCGGGTTCATGCACGACGAGGCCGCCGTCGTGGTGCCCGCGCTGCGGGAGGCCCTGGACCTGGCGGACCCGGTGCTGGTCGGGCACAGCGACGGGGCGTCGATCGCGCTGCTGCACGCCGCGTCCGCGCCCGTCGGCGGGCTCGTGGTGCTCGCGCCGCACGTGGTCGCCGAGGAGTCCGGGCTCGCCGAGATCCGGACGACGCGCGACGCGTTCCACGGCGGCGACCTGCGCGCCCGGCTGGCGCGGCGCCACCGCGACCCCGACGTCGCCTTCCGCAACTGGAGCGAGGTGTGGCTCAGCGACGGCTTCCGCGACTGGGACCTGCGCCCGGCGCTGCCCGGGATCACCTGCCCGGTGCTGGCCGTCCAGGGCACCGCCGACCCGTACGGCACGCTCGCGCACGTGGAGGCCGTGCGCGACCTGGCGACCGGGCCGGTGGAGATGGTGCTGCTGGACTGCGCGCACTCCCCGCACCTGGAGGCGCCCGACGCCACGACCGACGCGGTGCTGCGCTACCTCGCGACCCGTCCCTAG
- a CDS encoding MmcQ/YjbR family DNA-binding protein, producing MLGAVSDPLDRVRALCTALPEVGEKVSHGEPTWFVPATSRGRTFVSYADHHHDDRVAFWCAAPPGAQEELVAAAPQRYFRPPYVGGRGWVGVWLDGGPGTAAAPDWDEIAEIVIDAYRAVAPARLAADVAPPG from the coding sequence ATGCTGGGCGCCGTGAGCGACCCCCTGGACCGCGTGCGCGCGCTGTGCACCGCCCTGCCCGAGGTGGGCGAGAAGGTGAGCCACGGCGAGCCGACGTGGTTCGTCCCGGCGACGTCCCGCGGGCGCACCTTCGTCTCCTACGCCGACCACCACCACGACGACCGCGTCGCGTTCTGGTGCGCCGCGCCGCCCGGCGCGCAGGAGGAGCTGGTGGCGGCGGCGCCGCAGCGCTACTTCCGCCCGCCCTACGTCGGCGGGCGCGGCTGGGTCGGAGTGTGGCTCGACGGCGGGCCCGGCACCGCGGCCGCACCCGACTGGGACGAGATCGCCGAGATCGTCATCGACGCCTACCGGGCCGTCGCCCCGGCCCGCCTGGCCGCGGACGTCGCACCGCCGGGCTGA